In Candidatus Terasakiella magnetica, the DNA window TTGCCGCTGCTCCAGTCTTTTACTTTTCTTGGCAAACCGACTGATAACCATGACTTGCCATGATAACGCGGTATATGATGCGCTGCTTTTATGGTTCTCATGGCTTAATCCTTATAGTCTTCTTTAGGTTGACGTAGTTTCCAGTCCCCACAGAGATGCCACCAACCTTTGTCATCATCATAGGCCAAGGCGACGGGGTCGGCGTGATACATGCTCAGTTTGGCAATGTCATCAAAGGCCAACACACCCAATATATGTGCAGCATGGCGAAAGGCAGCCCCATGGGCCACAAAGACTTTGGCGATGTTCTTGCCTTCAGGCACCTTAAGCTGATTGATGGATTGCTGAATATGACCAGCCACACGTTTTCCCGCATCCATCAAGGATTCTGCACCTTGCAAAGGCAGGCGATAATGAGAATTTGATTTCCAATTTGATGGGGGGCTTTCAAAACGCGGGTCTTGTTCTAAAATGTCCTCAATTTGAGAGACTGTTAAATTCGCCGCACTTCCCACACCGCGTTCTGCCAAATCATCAAACCCCTGCACGCACGAAAACGCAGGCATTTCAGTGCAGATCACATCTGCGGTTTGCCAAGCCCGCAACAGGTTGGAAGAATGAATTTCCGGATCAAATATCCAATTTTCTTCTTGTGCCATTTTTTCAAGCTTTGCCACAGCCCCATGAGCTTGCTTAAAGCCATCTTCATTGAGCGCAAAAGGTTGAAATGCGCTGGGCGTATCAGCAAGCTGGTGATAGTCACCATGACGAATGAGAACAGCAATACGTTGGCTCATGCCCGCTTCTCCGCCAAATAAGCGTGTAACTTTTCCACAACAGCGGCTAACTTCTCATTGCCGATCAATTCAAGGGCAGAAGGAAGCGATACCCAGCGACGCAGACGATGGCTTTCTTCCCATTCTTCTTTAGAAAGCTCGTCTGTAACTTCCATGGGATAAACAGACACAGTGCAGGTGGCTTGCC includes these proteins:
- a CDS encoding histidine phosphatase family protein, whose protein sequence is MSQRIAVLIRHGDYHQLADTPSAFQPFALNEDGFKQAHGAVAKLEKMAQEENWIFDPEIHSSNLLRAWQTADVICTEMPAFSCVQGFDDLAERGVGSAANLTVSQIEDILEQDPRFESPPSNWKSNSHYRLPLQGAESLMDAGKRVAGHIQQSINQLKVPEGKNIAKVFVAHGAAFRHAAHILGVLAFDDIAKLSMYHADPVALAYDDDKGWWHLCGDWKLRQPKEDYKD